One genomic window of Niveibacterium sp. SC-1 includes the following:
- the clpA gene encoding ATP-dependent Clp protease ATP-binding subunit ClpA: MIAQELEVSLHMAFVEARQKRHEFITVEHLMLALLDNPSAAEVLRACAANVEELRRELTQFINEHTPTVGGTEEIDTQPTLGFQRVIQRAILHVQSSGKKEVTGANVLVAIFGEKESHAVYFLNRQGIARLDVVNYISHGITKTPQQGGKTGNEKAEGEQAEQEQEAATAGGALENFTQNLNQAALVGKIDPLIGRDKEVERVIQTLCRRRKNNPLLVGEAGVGKTAIAEGLARRIVEGRVPEILADAQVYALDMGALLAGTKYRGDFEQRLKAVLKQLVEADNAVLFIDEIHTLIGAGAASGGTLDASNLLKPALSSGQLKCIGATTFTEFRQIFEKDHALSRRFQKIDVVEPSVPETIEILKGLKSRFEQHHGVKYSSAALTSAAELSARYINDRHLPDKAIDVIDEAGAAQRILPKSRQKKLIGKGEIEEIVAKIARIPPRSVSSDDKNALRNLDRDLKNVVFGQGAAIEALAKAIKMSRSGLGNPQKPIGAFLFSGPTGVGKTEVARQLAYTMGIELVRFDMSEYMERHAVSRLIGAPPGYVGFDQGGLLTEAITKKPHCVLLLDEIEKAHPDIYNILLQVMDHGTLTDNNGRQADFRNTIIIMTTNVGQEAIQKPTMGFAGTREVGDEMVELKRHFTPEFRNRLDAVISFKPLDREVILQVVDKFLMQLEAQLAEKKVEASFTEELRTWLAGKGFDPLMGARPMARLIQDTIRSALADELLFGRLTDGGRVTIDVDAEGKVHLNFDEEPAEAAVV; this comes from the coding sequence ATGATCGCCCAAGAACTCGAAGTCAGCCTGCACATGGCTTTCGTCGAAGCACGCCAGAAGCGGCACGAATTCATTACGGTCGAGCACCTCATGCTGGCGCTGCTGGACAATCCGTCCGCCGCCGAGGTCTTGCGCGCCTGCGCCGCCAACGTGGAAGAGCTGCGACGTGAGCTGACGCAGTTCATCAACGAACACACCCCCACCGTCGGCGGCACAGAAGAAATCGATACCCAGCCGACTCTGGGCTTCCAGCGCGTGATCCAGCGCGCGATCCTGCACGTCCAGTCTTCGGGCAAGAAGGAAGTGACCGGCGCCAATGTCCTGGTCGCGATCTTCGGCGAAAAGGAATCGCACGCGGTGTATTTCCTCAATCGCCAAGGCATCGCGCGCCTCGACGTCGTCAATTACATCTCGCACGGCATCACCAAGACTCCGCAACAAGGTGGCAAGACCGGCAACGAGAAGGCCGAAGGCGAGCAGGCGGAACAGGAACAGGAGGCCGCAACTGCCGGTGGCGCCCTCGAGAACTTCACCCAGAACCTGAATCAGGCCGCCCTCGTCGGCAAGATCGACCCCCTTATCGGCCGCGACAAGGAAGTCGAACGCGTGATCCAGACGCTGTGCCGGCGCCGCAAGAACAATCCGCTGCTGGTCGGCGAAGCCGGCGTGGGCAAGACCGCCATCGCGGAAGGCCTGGCCCGCCGGATCGTCGAAGGCCGCGTGCCGGAGATCCTGGCCGATGCCCAGGTCTACGCGCTCGACATGGGTGCGCTGCTCGCTGGCACCAAGTACCGGGGCGATTTCGAGCAGCGACTCAAGGCCGTGCTCAAGCAACTGGTGGAGGCGGACAACGCGGTCCTCTTCATCGACGAGATCCACACGCTGATCGGCGCCGGCGCCGCCTCGGGCGGGACCCTGGATGCGTCCAACCTGCTCAAGCCCGCGCTGTCTTCCGGCCAGCTCAAGTGCATCGGCGCCACGACCTTCACGGAGTTCCGCCAGATCTTCGAGAAGGACCATGCGCTCTCACGCCGCTTCCAGAAGATCGACGTGGTCGAACCTTCGGTGCCCGAGACCATCGAGATCCTCAAGGGGCTCAAGTCGCGTTTCGAGCAGCATCACGGCGTGAAGTACTCGTCGGCCGCATTGACGAGCGCCGCCGAACTCTCGGCGCGCTACATCAACGACCGTCACCTGCCCGACAAAGCTATCGACGTGATCGACGAAGCGGGCGCGGCGCAACGCATCCTGCCCAAGTCGCGCCAGAAGAAACTGATCGGCAAGGGCGAGATCGAGGAGATCGTCGCGAAGATCGCCCGCATCCCGCCACGCAGCGTCTCGTCAGACGACAAGAACGCGCTGCGCAACCTGGACCGCGATCTGAAGAACGTGGTGTTCGGCCAAGGCGCTGCGATCGAGGCGCTGGCGAAAGCGATCAAGATGTCGCGCTCCGGCCTGGGCAATCCGCAGAAGCCGATCGGCGCCTTCCTCTTCAGTGGCCCGACCGGCGTGGGCAAGACCGAAGTTGCGCGCCAGTTGGCCTACACGATGGGCATCGAGCTCGTGCGTTTCGACATGTCCGAATACATGGAACGCCACGCCGTGAGCCGTCTCATTGGCGCGCCTCCGGGCTATGTCGGTTTTGACCAGGGTGGTCTGCTGACCGAAGCGATCACCAAAAAGCCGCACTGCGTGCTGCTCCTGGACGAGATCGAAAAGGCCCATCCGGACATCTACAACATCCTGCTGCAGGTGATGGACCATGGCACGCTGACCGACAACAACGGCCGGCAGGCGGACTTCCGCAACACCATCATCATCATGACGACCAATGTCGGGCAGGAAGCGATCCAGAAGCCGACGATGGGCTTTGCGGGCACCCGCGAAGTCGGTGACGAGATGGTCGAACTCAAGCGGCACTTCACGCCCGAGTTCCGCAACCGCCTCGACGCCGTCATCTCCTTCAAGCCGCTGGACCGGGAGGTCATTCTCCAAGTGGTCGACAAGTTCCTCATGCAGCTCGAAGCGCAACTCGCCGAGAAGAAGGTGGAAGCAAGCTTCACCGAGGAGCTGCGTACCTGGCTGGCCGGCAAGGGCTTCGATCCGCTGATGGGCGCCCGCCCCATGGCGCGCCTTA
- the clpS gene encoding ATP-dependent Clp protease adapter ClpS yields the protein MATKKQSESILEAERGKTQPPRLFKVVLLNDDFTPMDFVVTVLQRFFNMDRERATVVMLQVHREGSGVCGVFPKDIAATKVEQVSAFARQNQHPLACVMEEN from the coding sequence ATGGCGACCAAGAAACAGTCCGAATCCATACTCGAAGCGGAGCGCGGCAAGACCCAACCGCCCCGCCTGTTCAAGGTCGTCTTGTTAAATGACGACTTCACCCCCATGGATTTTGTGGTCACCGTCCTGCAGCGGTTCTTCAACATGGACCGCGAACGGGCGACTGTCGTCATGCTCCAAGTGCATAGGGAGGGCAGTGGCGTCTGCGGAGTGTTTCCCAAGGACATCGCGGCTACCAAAGTGGAGCAGGTAAGCGCTTTTGCTCGCCAAAACCAGCATCCGCTGGCGTGTGTCATGGAGGAAAACTGA
- a CDS encoding cold-shock protein produces MATGTVKWFNDAKGFGFITPDDGSEDLFAHFSAINMNGFKSLKEGEKVSFEVLQGPKGKQASNIQRAS; encoded by the coding sequence ATGGCAACTGGTACCGTCAAGTGGTTCAACGACGCCAAGGGTTTCGGTTTCATCACGCCGGACGATGGCAGCGAGGACCTTTTCGCGCACTTCTCGGCGATCAACATGAATGGGTTCAAGAGCCTCAAAGAAGGTGAAAAGGTTTCGTTCGAAGTGCTGCAAGGCCCCAAGGGCAAGCAGGCGTCGAACATTCAGCGAGCCTCCTGA
- a CDS encoding pseudouridine synthase, with amino-acid sequence MSRLILFNKPFGVLSQFTGEPGQATLADFGLPQGVYAAGRLDGDSEGLLLLTDDGALQHRLAHPRHKAEKTYLVQVEREPDELALAALAEPLDLGDFVTRPCKVVHISEPAWLWPRDPPVRFRKSVPTAWIEIRLTEGKNRQVRRMTAKVGFPTLRLLRVAIGDWRLDGLAPGEWRAFDIGGRGSRA; translated from the coding sequence ATGTCCAGACTCATCCTTTTCAATAAACCCTTTGGCGTCTTAAGCCAGTTTACGGGCGAGCCCGGCCAGGCCACCCTGGCGGACTTCGGCTTGCCACAGGGGGTCTATGCCGCAGGCCGCCTCGATGGCGACAGCGAAGGCTTGCTCCTGCTGACCGACGATGGTGCCCTGCAGCATCGGCTCGCGCATCCGCGGCACAAGGCCGAAAAAACGTACCTCGTCCAAGTCGAGCGCGAACCCGACGAGCTCGCGTTGGCGGCACTCGCCGAGCCACTCGACCTAGGGGACTTCGTGACCCGTCCGTGCAAGGTCGTCCATATTTCTGAGCCCGCTTGGCTCTGGCCCCGCGACCCACCTGTGCGATTCCGCAAGAGCGTGCCTACGGCGTGGATCGAGATCCGCCTTACCGAGGGAAAGAACCGCCAGGTGCGCCGGATGACGGCCAAAGTGGGATTTCCGACCCTGCGGCTGCTGCGCGTGGCGATTGGCGACTGGCGACTCGACGGCCTGGCGCCGGGTGAATGGCGGGCGTTCGATATTGGAGGCCGCGGTTCCCGCGCTTAG
- a CDS encoding DUF192 domain-containing protein, with product MKSWAKVALILAAVSGVAHAQEFRRADLSAGLFRIDAEIAATPAERERGLMFRENMPPNRGMLFVFDEEGRHCMWMKNTPLPLSVAFLDAGGRILNVEDMRPRTEDSHCAAGDARYALEMNDGWFKQRKLAAGAQISGVKDAASRAR from the coding sequence ATGAAGTCCTGGGCCAAAGTCGCCTTGATCCTCGCCGCCGTGAGCGGTGTCGCCCATGCGCAGGAGTTTCGTCGCGCAGACCTGTCAGCGGGATTGTTCCGCATCGATGCGGAGATTGCGGCGACGCCCGCCGAGCGGGAGCGCGGCCTGATGTTCCGCGAGAACATGCCACCCAATCGCGGCATGCTCTTCGTGTTCGACGAGGAAGGCCGCCACTGCATGTGGATGAAGAACACGCCGCTGCCCTTGTCAGTTGCCTTCCTCGACGCGGGTGGGCGGATCCTCAACGTCGAGGACATGCGCCCGCGGACCGAAGACAGCCATTGCGCGGCCGGCGATGCGCGTTACGCGTTGGAAATGAACGACGGCTGGTTCAAGCAGCGCAAGCTCGCGGCCGGGGCCCAGATTTCCGGCGTCAAGGATGCCGCCAGCCGGGCGCGCTGA
- the tal gene encoding transaldolase, with translation MSILRDIRAVGQQIWLDNLSRALINDGELAALIGKGLSGVTTNPAIFQKAISGGLYYGDDLAALKKQDLSAERRYELLVIPDVQRACDLMRPVFDESKGDAGYVSLEVSPTLAHDEEGTVAAARRLHAEVARDNVLIKIPATAAGLKAISRAIGEGISINVTLMFSLSDVDGVAEAYISGLEALAAKGGDISKVKSVASLFLSRSDTAIDAKLDAAGGDALALRGKTAVALAKLAYARWQEIFGSPRFAALKAKGARVQPMLWASTGTKNPAFPDLLYVEPLVGPDTVNTLPDGTLAALLDHGKVSGNTLVEGVAQARAHFEALKGAGIDVKEVGANLQKDGLTQFDQAFAKLLEVTA, from the coding sequence ATGAGCATTCTTCGCGACATCCGCGCAGTCGGCCAACAGATCTGGCTGGACAACCTCTCCCGCGCACTCATCAACGACGGCGAACTGGCCGCCCTGATCGGTAAAGGTCTGTCCGGCGTGACGACCAACCCGGCGATCTTCCAGAAGGCCATCTCCGGTGGCCTGTACTACGGTGACGACCTCGCCGCGCTGAAGAAGCAAGATCTCTCCGCCGAGCGTCGCTATGAACTGCTGGTGATCCCCGACGTCCAGCGCGCCTGCGACCTGATGCGCCCGGTCTTCGACGAGTCCAAGGGTGATGCAGGCTATGTGTCCCTGGAAGTTTCCCCCACGCTCGCCCACGACGAGGAAGGCACGGTTGCAGCCGCCCGCCGCCTGCACGCCGAAGTGGCACGCGACAACGTGCTGATCAAGATTCCCGCGACCGCCGCCGGCCTCAAGGCCATCAGCCGCGCGATCGGCGAAGGCATCTCGATCAACGTGACCCTGATGTTCTCCCTGTCCGACGTCGACGGCGTGGCCGAGGCCTACATCAGCGGCCTCGAAGCCCTGGCCGCCAAGGGCGGTGACATCTCCAAGGTGAAGTCTGTCGCCAGCCTGTTCCTGTCGCGCTCCGACACCGCGATCGACGCCAAGCTGGACGCCGCCGGTGGCGATGCCCTGGCGCTGCGCGGCAAGACCGCCGTCGCCCTGGCCAAGCTCGCCTACGCGCGCTGGCAAGAGATCTTCGGCTCGCCCCGTTTCGCGGCGCTCAAGGCCAAGGGCGCTCGCGTCCAGCCGATGCTGTGGGCCTCGACCGGCACCAAGAATCCCGCCTTCCCGGACCTGCTCTACGTCGAGCCGCTGGTCGGCCCGGACACGGTCAACACGCTGCCCGACGGCACGCTGGCCGCCCTGCTCGACCACGGCAAGGTGAGCGGCAACACGCTGGTGGAAGGCGTGGCGCAAGCCCGTGCGCACTTCGAAGCGCTTAAGGGTGCCGGCATCGACGTCAAGGAAGTCGGCGCCAACCTGCAGAAGGACGGCCTGACCCAGTTCGACCAGGCTTTCGCCAAGCTGCTGGAAGTCACTGCCTGA
- the gspN gene encoding type II secretion system protein N has translation MLRRIALFLGLLVLALLARAPAWLADSAIDAATGGAVRLLNCTGSLWNGGGNLTVIDPIHQQSLPWASLDWRWRPSALFRAEAAWSLMADGRPAGELGVSPRGYRAEGLSLSAPARFALERIPHAFGRLGWRGDMQLDTTLWRCDWRMHCEGRIDLRWSGASVDVLRGRLLGDYLFGVRGDGQQLNFSWNTTGGETRVEASGALKPDASWNFAGTVRGDPIFLQRLPAVAGRWVTPTGTPGEFSFSLSGQSAGAPAAAQ, from the coding sequence TTGCTGCGCAGGATCGCGTTGTTTCTGGGCCTGCTGGTACTCGCGCTCCTGGCGCGGGCCCCTGCCTGGCTGGCCGATTCCGCGATCGACGCGGCCACCGGCGGCGCCGTGCGGCTGCTCAATTGCACCGGCTCGCTCTGGAATGGGGGCGGCAATCTCACGGTCATCGATCCGATCCATCAGCAGAGTCTTCCCTGGGCAAGCCTGGACTGGCGCTGGCGCCCCAGCGCCCTGTTCCGGGCGGAAGCCGCCTGGAGCCTGATGGCGGATGGCCGCCCGGCCGGCGAACTAGGTGTGAGCCCGCGGGGCTACCGGGCCGAAGGCCTGTCCCTCTCAGCCCCGGCGCGCTTTGCCCTCGAACGCATTCCGCATGCCTTCGGCCGCCTCGGCTGGCGCGGCGACATGCAGCTCGACACCACACTGTGGCGCTGCGACTGGCGCATGCACTGCGAAGGTCGCATAGATCTGCGCTGGTCCGGCGCATCGGTGGACGTGCTGCGAGGGCGCCTGCTCGGCGACTACCTCTTCGGCGTGCGCGGCGACGGCCAGCAACTGAACTTCAGCTGGAACACCACCGGCGGCGAAACGCGCGTCGAAGCCAGCGGCGCCTTGAAGCCTGACGCATCCTGGAACTTTGCCGGCACGGTCCGCGGCGACCCAATCTTCCTGCAGCGCCTGCCCGCTGTGGCGGGGCGTTGGGTCACACCAACGGGCACGCCCGGGGAATTCAGCTTTTCGCTGTCCGGCCAGAGCGCCGGCGCCCCAGCCGCGGCACAATAG
- the gspM gene encoding type II secretion system protein GspM — MKALARFSNWWNTRAPRERQMLAAMALVVGGFVLWSLWSWSLAERARLARSLPAAKARLAAMRDDAAELQRLKHLPAKAAITPSALAEALGASATAHQLTLNFKADDASVHVTGSAPLDEVLNWLGEVLRDHGVTASRLVLARDGNHAKVEADLIPSVQAGR; from the coding sequence ATGAAGGCCCTCGCCCGTTTCTCCAACTGGTGGAACACCCGCGCGCCGCGCGAACGCCAGATGCTCGCCGCCATGGCCCTCGTCGTCGGCGGTTTTGTGCTCTGGTCGCTCTGGTCCTGGAGCCTGGCCGAACGTGCCCGCCTTGCCCGCAGCCTGCCGGCCGCGAAGGCCCGCCTTGCGGCCATGCGTGACGACGCCGCAGAGCTGCAGCGGCTCAAGCACCTGCCCGCCAAGGCCGCGATCACGCCCAGCGCGCTGGCCGAAGCCTTGGGCGCCAGTGCCACCGCACATCAACTGACGCTGAACTTCAAGGCCGACGACGCGAGCGTGCACGTCACCGGCAGCGCCCCGCTCGACGAGGTCCTCAACTGGCTGGGCGAAGTCCTGCGCGATCACGGCGTCACGGCGAGTCGCCTGGTGCTGGCGCGCGACGGCAATCACGCCAAGGTCGAGGCCGATCTGATTCCCTCGGTCCAGGCCGGGCGCTGA
- the gspL gene encoding type II secretion system protein GspL, whose protein sequence is MSILRLYITEHWPLEPECDWALLGADGQPLEQGRSDPRHWPKADSCEVLLAGAQTVWLSVRLPRAPKREQERLVRFALEDQLIQEPDSQHFVISDRQDEQARVIVVARERMRNLAAQLEALHRVPHFLGSELEYAPQREDGWTLTLTRTHALLAGAGPCPIPFDIEDPAQPPSLLATLLEQARESNRLPARLVLCRAEDLAASDLDAWTQVLGLPVEDESPYVWHSFAATTNLLQGEFVPDQRRGALLRRMRPALLLAGGVLAIELVVSLGQVVWQRQQVADAQAKMRSVFTSTLPNQPMVNPAAQLRRQVNEQRRQHGQLPDDDVLSLLTEYGEAAGGDARESLNEIRYEEGRVDLTPSPAMQPRMEALVERLRQRGMSVNTAADGKLALRRETLQ, encoded by the coding sequence ATGAGCATCCTGCGTCTATACATCACCGAACACTGGCCGCTAGAGCCTGAATGCGACTGGGCGCTGCTGGGCGCCGACGGGCAGCCGCTCGAACAGGGCCGCTCCGACCCTCGTCACTGGCCCAAGGCCGATAGCTGCGAAGTGCTGCTCGCCGGAGCGCAGACCGTGTGGCTGAGCGTACGCCTGCCGCGCGCTCCCAAGCGCGAGCAAGAGCGGCTCGTCCGCTTCGCGCTGGAAGATCAGCTGATCCAGGAACCCGACAGCCAGCACTTCGTCATCTCGGACCGCCAGGACGAGCAGGCCCGGGTGATCGTGGTGGCGCGCGAACGCATGCGCAATCTCGCCGCGCAGCTCGAAGCCTTGCATCGCGTCCCGCATTTCCTCGGCTCGGAACTGGAATATGCGCCCCAGCGCGAGGACGGCTGGACGCTCACGCTCACCCGCACACACGCCCTGCTCGCTGGCGCGGGCCCGTGCCCGATTCCGTTCGATATCGAAGACCCAGCCCAGCCGCCTTCCCTGCTCGCCACCCTGCTCGAACAGGCGCGCGAGTCCAATCGCCTGCCGGCACGACTGGTGTTGTGCCGCGCCGAGGACCTCGCCGCGTCCGATCTGGACGCCTGGACGCAAGTCCTGGGGCTGCCAGTAGAAGACGAGTCGCCCTACGTCTGGCACAGCTTCGCCGCGACTACCAACCTGCTACAGGGCGAGTTCGTGCCCGACCAACGGCGCGGTGCGCTGCTGCGCCGAATGCGTCCGGCCTTGCTGCTTGCCGGCGGTGTCCTGGCCATCGAACTTGTCGTCTCCCTCGGCCAGGTCGTGTGGCAACGCCAGCAGGTCGCTGACGCGCAGGCCAAGATGCGTTCCGTATTCACCAGCACCCTGCCCAACCAGCCCATGGTCAACCCCGCCGCGCAGCTGCGGCGCCAGGTCAACGAACAGCGCCGTCAGCACGGCCAGCTTCCCGATGACGACGTCCTGTCCCTGCTCACTGAATACGGCGAAGCCGCGGGCGGCGATGCGCGCGAATCGCTCAACGAGATCCGCTATGAGGAGGGCCGCGTGGACCTCACGCCCTCACCCGCCATGCAGCCTCGCATGGAGGCCCTGGTCGAGCGGCTGCGCCAGCGCGGCATGAGCGTCAACACCGCCGCCGACGGCAAGCTGGCGTTGCGCCGGGAGACCCTGCAATGA
- the gspK gene encoding type II secretion system minor pseudopilin GspK, which translates to MSAPSRGPSPYAERGVAVIMAMLTVALVAALAASVVAAYGFAVENVSGRHDLAEARWLARGAVDWARNVLADDKRRTRQDHFGEPWAIKIPPTPVDEGEVGGEIEELSGRFNINDLAPNGVADPQAQQAFERLLTLVDVPPQKAKELALVATAWVDFDQEAPKGLNSDVSKAPNAPLVTIDELLDAPGFDASLLERLRPLVTAVSTGSKLNLNTISPEVMCAWFPTLTIDNARAYVAARGTAYYLDVTGFNTATGLQAPPNRFDVQSRFFLVVGRARFGSATTRMQVLLDRNSNWPDIIWQRIL; encoded by the coding sequence ATGTCGGCACCATCACGCGGACCTTCGCCCTACGCTGAGCGCGGCGTGGCCGTAATCATGGCCATGCTGACCGTCGCACTCGTTGCCGCGCTGGCCGCCAGTGTCGTGGCCGCGTACGGCTTCGCCGTGGAGAACGTCTCGGGCCGGCATGATCTGGCCGAAGCGCGCTGGCTCGCCCGCGGCGCAGTCGACTGGGCCCGCAACGTCCTCGCGGACGACAAACGACGCACGCGGCAAGACCATTTCGGCGAACCCTGGGCGATCAAGATCCCGCCGACACCGGTGGACGAGGGCGAGGTCGGCGGCGAGATCGAAGAACTCTCTGGCCGCTTCAACATCAACGACCTCGCGCCCAACGGCGTGGCCGACCCGCAGGCCCAGCAGGCCTTCGAGCGTTTGCTGACCCTGGTCGACGTGCCGCCGCAGAAGGCCAAGGAGCTCGCACTCGTCGCCACCGCCTGGGTCGACTTCGATCAGGAAGCGCCCAAGGGTCTGAACAGTGACGTGAGCAAGGCCCCCAATGCGCCGCTGGTGACCATCGACGAACTGCTGGACGCGCCCGGCTTCGACGCCTCGCTGCTGGAACGCCTGCGCCCGCTTGTCACAGCCGTCTCCACTGGCAGCAAGCTCAATCTGAACACCATCAGTCCCGAAGTGATGTGCGCCTGGTTCCCGACCCTGACCATCGACAACGCGCGCGCCTACGTGGCCGCCCGTGGCACCGCCTACTACCTGGACGTGACCGGCTTCAATACGGCGACCGGCCTGCAGGCCCCGCCCAATCGCTTTGACGTCCAGAGCCGCTTTTTCCTCGTCGTGGGGCGCGCCCGTTTCGGCAGCGCCACCACCCGCATGCAAGTCCTGCTCGACCGCAACAGCAATTGGCCGGACATCATCTGGCAGCGAATCTTATGA
- the gspJ gene encoding type II secretion system minor pseudopilin GspJ codes for MKRRQARGLTLIEVMVAIAIFAVLGILSWRAVSSMSDTRERMDAAFSRWQSLARVMQLLENDLLQVAPRTGPNAGATLPALILMRGSARDELRITRHDGTNGGLQRRAYWLENNRLILARYPALDDSAQPSQDVLLEGVKAVRWRFISASAGEQDNWPIGLQPGVAIPDGVRVEMDLADVGTITRTFALR; via the coding sequence ATGAAGCGGCGTCAGGCGCGTGGACTCACACTGATCGAAGTGATGGTCGCGATCGCGATCTTCGCGGTGCTGGGCATCCTGTCCTGGCGCGCAGTCTCCTCGATGAGCGACACCCGCGAGCGCATGGACGCCGCCTTCTCGCGCTGGCAGTCGCTGGCGCGCGTCATGCAGCTGCTGGAAAACGACCTGCTCCAGGTCGCGCCCCGCACCGGCCCCAACGCGGGCGCGACCTTGCCCGCCCTGATCCTGATGCGCGGCAGCGCACGCGACGAGTTGCGCATCACGCGGCACGACGGCACCAACGGCGGCTTGCAACGGCGCGCCTACTGGCTGGAGAACAATCGCCTCATCCTGGCGCGCTACCCCGCGCTGGACGACAGCGCGCAACCCTCGCAGGACGTGTTGCTCGAAGGCGTCAAGGCGGTGCGCTGGCGCTTCATTTCCGCCAGCGCGGGCGAGCAGGACAACTGGCCGATCGGCCTTCAACCTGGCGTTGCGATCCCCGACGGGGTCCGCGTCGAAATGGACCTGGCCGATGTCGGCACCATCACGCGGACCTTCGCCCTACGCTGA
- the gspI gene encoding type II secretion system minor pseudopilin GspI has translation MKHHAGFTLLEVLVALTILAVALSAGFRAVSLATSGASDLRDRMLGEWVAQNRLAEHRALGEFLNPGHYEGDVQQGGRTFRWTEEVKPTPNALFRRIDVRVYEQGEESHALATMTGFLVAPLR, from the coding sequence ATGAAGCATCACGCCGGCTTCACCCTGCTCGAGGTACTGGTCGCACTGACCATCCTCGCCGTCGCGCTGTCGGCGGGCTTTCGTGCCGTGAGCCTCGCGACCAGCGGCGCCTCGGACCTGCGCGATCGCATGCTGGGCGAATGGGTGGCGCAAAACCGCCTTGCGGAGCATCGTGCCCTCGGCGAGTTCCTCAACCCGGGCCACTACGAAGGCGACGTGCAGCAGGGAGGCCGCACCTTCCGCTGGACCGAAGAGGTCAAGCCGACGCCCAACGCACTCTTCCGCCGCATCGACGTGCGCGTCTATGAGCAAGGCGAAGAGAGTCACGCGCTCGCCACGATGACGGGCTTCCTGGTGGCGCCCCTGCGATGA
- a CDS encoding GspH/FimT family pseudopilin, with the protein MRQRGFTLIEVMVVLVIIGISVTAVTFSIEGLQARETERELQRLRLVLERAGERAAVRGTPIAVEFLPGRYRFSQLDAEGRWRPFNEGESLSERELPEGVRWADLTIEGRKPEPNSPLVFGSEMPQFDLRLSAPGNLRRYVSHPDGSVTMETIAVQGASS; encoded by the coding sequence ATGCGCCAGCGCGGTTTCACCCTGATCGAAGTGATGGTGGTGCTGGTGATCATCGGCATCTCCGTCACCGCGGTCACCTTCAGCATCGAAGGCCTGCAGGCGCGCGAGACCGAGCGCGAGTTGCAACGCCTGCGCCTGGTGCTGGAACGCGCAGGCGAGCGTGCGGCCGTGCGCGGCACGCCCATTGCCGTGGAATTCCTGCCCGGCCGCTATCGCTTCAGCCAGCTCGACGCAGAAGGTCGTTGGCGGCCATTCAATGAAGGTGAGTCGCTCTCCGAACGCGAGTTGCCCGAAGGCGTGCGCTGGGCTGACTTGACCATTGAGGGCCGCAAGCCTGAACCCAACAGCCCGCTCGTCTTCGGCTCCGAGATGCCGCAATTCGATTTGCGGCTTTCGGCCCCCGGCAATCTGCGTCGCTACGTCTCGCATCCTGACGGTTCAGTCACGATGGAGACGATCGCGGTGCAAGGCGCCAGCTCATGA
- the gspG gene encoding type II secretion system major pseudopilin GspG → MNVRQHGAAQRGFTLIEVMVVIVILGVLAALIVPKVMGRPDEARIVAAKQDLAAISQALKLYKLDNRRYPTTDQGLQALVQKPTSGPGADNWKTGGYLERLPKDPWGNSYQYLSPGVNGEFDVFSFGADGQSGGEGADADIGNWML, encoded by the coding sequence ATGAATGTCAGACAGCATGGGGCGGCCCAGCGTGGCTTCACCCTGATCGAAGTGATGGTCGTGATCGTGATCCTCGGCGTGCTCGCCGCCCTGATCGTGCCCAAGGTGATGGGACGCCCGGACGAGGCCCGCATCGTCGCGGCCAAGCAGGATCTGGCCGCCATCTCGCAGGCACTGAAGCTCTACAAGCTCGACAACCGTCGCTACCCCACCACCGACCAAGGCCTGCAGGCGCTCGTGCAGAAGCCGACCTCGGGGCCTGGCGCGGACAACTGGAAGACCGGCGGCTATCTGGAGCGCCTGCCCAAGGACCCTTGGGGCAACAGCTACCAGTACCTGTCCCCTGGCGTGAACGGCGAATTCGACGTGTTCAGTTTCGGCGCCGACGGCCAGTCGGGCGGCGAAGGCGCGGACGCCGACATCGGCAACTGGATGCTCTGA